The Leptospira paudalimensis region TTGAAAAACAAGAAAATGCATTAACCACTCTGGATCAAATTGCACAGGAAATGCAACTTTCTAGCAAAGAACAATCATCCAGTATGGTTGAAATTTCAGATTCGATTATGGATTTAAATTTGAAAACACAAACCAATTTGAATACAAGTTCGGAAATGATTTCTTTTATCGATAAAGGAAATGTGATCTTTGAAAATTTAAAAGATTCAGTCGAAACACTTTCCGCAATGATTGAAACAGGAAATGGAACTTAAAAAATGGATCCAAAGACTTCTTTGGGTCTTTGTTATTTTTCTTTTTGTCGGACTTAGTTCCTTACTTCATTTTTTTTCCAGTACATATCGAAAGATTCCTTGTGAGATCTGTGAAGTACGATTTGAATCGGAACCAAAATCAAATTGGATCGTCATTTATCCTGGGTTAGTTGGCTGCGGAAAAAAATGTCCAATGGCCTTGGAAAATCTCAGGCAATTTCAATTACGATTCCCAAACTCAAACTTTTCTTTTTATTTTTTGGTTACTGATCCTAAAGAAACGGAAGAAGTCATTCAAAATTATTTAGCGTATTATCAAACTTCTTTGGCAATCAAAGCCCTACGGCCAAAATCAATTGATGAAGTTCAGTTTTATAGAAGGCTCGGGGCTTATTTGCCGGAACACCCCGTTCTCAAACAAAAAGATGAACATGGAACTCAATTTTTTCTCATCCCACCAAATCGGAAAGTTGTGTATGCCCTTCCCAAACTTGGAGAAAATGATTGGATCCAAATCCAAAAAGAAATTAGCAAAGAGTAAAAAAATCCAATTAATGGATCATATGATACACTTCTTTCATTTCTTCTCTTAGGAGTTTCATTTTGTTTGGAACATCAGGATGAGAGATGTCCTCAGGGTTTAACAAATAATTTTCAGGTCCAAGTTCTCGGATCATCATTTTAGTTTGCCAAGTGTTATCTTGAGGCATGTTGATGTCTGAAAGATAGGTATAATTTCTTTTGATTTCTGGTTTGATAAAATCTAAAATCGAATTGAAGTGATGATCGTTATAGATCTTTTTACCATCTGCAAGTCGAGTATAACCTCTTACCACATAGTCAATATAAACTACATCACATTCAAATGCTTCAAATAGGAAATTGATAGAGTCAAGTGGAATGATCTCTCCACAAGTCGAAATGTCAATGTCCACTCGGAAAGAACAGATCCCATCTGGATCAGCTGCATCAGGGTAGGTGTGAACAGTGATATGCGATTTATCCAAATGCATACTAACCTGTGTCGATGGGATTGGATTTCCTCCACCCTTTACATCACTCATAAGAACCATAGCAGATGCACCCACAGGATCGTAATCTTGTGCGGAAACAGAGAGGATATTGGCATCAATGCGTTTGACAATCTCTTTGGAGATTTCTGTAATTTTACTCGCATTGTACTTGTCGTGGATATATGTTACATATCTACCTTTTTGCTCGTCATCGAGTGTGATGCAAAAATCGTAGAGGTTAAAACTCAAAACTTTTGTCAGATTGTTAAAACCGGAAAGTTTGATTTTTTCTTTATCCATTGCTACCTGCTTGTATAAAGAACAGAAATTTGGTATTTAGGTAAGAGGCAACTGAAATAACAAGGCAGTTTTAGAAAAGTCATGGAAAACAAAATGGAATGGTGGAAACAAACTTCAATTTATCAAATTTACCCTTGGTCCTTCCAGGATTCCAATGGTGATGGAATTGGCGATTTAAAGGGAATCCTCAGACGATTGGACGAGATCCAATCCTTAGGAGTGGAAACCATTTGGTTTTCCCCATTTTATGTCAGTCCTGGCGAAGATTTTGGTTATGATATTGCAGATTATACAAATATTGATCCCAGATTTGGGACGATGGCCGATTGTGAACAACTGATTCGCGAAATCCATAAACGTAAAATGAAAGTGGTTTTGGATATGGTGATGAACCATACTTCTGATAAACATCCATGGTTTTTAGAATCAAAATCATCCACTTCGAATCCCAAACGAGATTTTTACATTTGGAAAAAGGGGACTAAAAAACCACCGAATAACTGGATCTCGATGGTTGGGAAATCAGGATGGAATTATGATAAAGGAACAGATGAATACTATTATAGTAATTTTTTATCTTTCCAACCAGACTTAAATTACAGGAATCCAAAAGTCAAAAAAACCATGTTTGGCGTTCTGGATTTTTGGTTAAAAAAAGGTGTCGATGGGTTTCGTCTGGATATCTTCAATTCCATTTATAAAGATGAGAGTTTTCGGGATAATCCTTTTAGTCTCAGATTTTTTCCAACACCAGATAACCATGATGAGGCGTTCTTCCAAAAAAAACAGTATAACCTAAATCTACCGGAATCATTTTCGTTTGCAAAGGAAGTAAGGAAACACATTTCCAAATACAAACAAAAACCATTCCTCATCGGTGAAGTGAGTGGAAGTGACCAAGTATTAAAATCATTTTTAGGTGAAAAAACTGATGGTCTCAATTTGGTATTTCAATTTGAGTTAATTCACTTTTCGTACGATGCGGATTTTTTTCGTAAACTACTCCAAAAAAATGAAGAAGTTTTCCCAAGTCCTTTTACTCCAACTTATGTATTAGGTAATCATGATCAAAGGAGATACATTGATCGATTAGGTGGTGACATACGCAAAGCAAAACTTCTTGTTTGTTTCCAATTTATGGCAAGAGGAGTTCCCATTGTTTATTATGGTGAAGAAATTGGTAGAAAAGAAGGAAAACTCTCCAACTTTTTTGGGAAAGATCCAATCGCCAAATTGAATCGTTTTGTCCCTTTGTTTTTAACGAAACTTTTGGGAATCTACATCAATCGAGATAATTGCCGGCTTCCCATGTTATGGGATGATTCCCAAAATGCTGGGTTCACAAATGGTAAACCTTGGTTACCAATAGAATCCGTTCAAGCTAGTGAAACTGTATTTGGACAAAAAAACGATCCAAACTCATTGTGGAAACATTACCAAACAATGTTTCATTTACGAAAAGATTTAGATGTCCTAAGAGTTGGTAGTTTGGAAATCATCCATACAGACGAACCAACTATATTGAGTTTTGAAAGAAGGTTTAAGAAAAAACGACTTCGTGTTTTACTCAACTTTGGTAAAAGTCAAAAGGATTTGAGTGTAGATTTGAAAGGAAAAAAAATCTATGCTTTTGGTGGAGTGGAATGGGACGGGAAAAAGATGCTCTTACCAGAACATTCTGGTATCATCATTGATTTGTGATTTGCAAAGAGATCAAACAAGTAAATGGCCACTCAGGTTTAAGATTTTTAAGATTTTTTGAATCTGAGGTTTTACATTTGTCAGAAAGAGTCTCACACCTTTTTTTTGGAACATCATTTTTTTGTATAAAAGTAGACCAAGAACGGCAGAGGAAACTTCTTCCACATTGGAGAAATCAACATAAATCACACTCAAATCATTTTGAAAGAGTTTTGTCATTTCCTCTTCTAGGCTTTGTGCAGAATACAAATCCAAACTACTCACTTCGATTCGGTAACTTTTTTCTTTTGTAAGTTCTGAAACCATTTTGTCCCTCACAGAAAGATCTACGGAATCCAATTGAAATACATTAGAGTACAAGCGAAAAAAACAGTTTTAATTTTTTTTCATTTCCCATCCATTTTTGATCCAAACACTAAAGTTTGTTTAGGGATGGATGTGGGAATTCCTTCCTTTTGATCCTAGGAAAAGGTGATGAGATTGCCTCCACTGGTACCATTTGATCGAAATCAAATCCCAAAGGAAATAAAAGATCACACCTGAATCTAATTTGGA contains the following coding sequences:
- a CDS encoding alpha-glucosidase, producing the protein MENKMEWWKQTSIYQIYPWSFQDSNGDGIGDLKGILRRLDEIQSLGVETIWFSPFYVSPGEDFGYDIADYTNIDPRFGTMADCEQLIREIHKRKMKVVLDMVMNHTSDKHPWFLESKSSTSNPKRDFYIWKKGTKKPPNNWISMVGKSGWNYDKGTDEYYYSNFLSFQPDLNYRNPKVKKTMFGVLDFWLKKGVDGFRLDIFNSIYKDESFRDNPFSLRFFPTPDNHDEAFFQKKQYNLNLPESFSFAKEVRKHISKYKQKPFLIGEVSGSDQVLKSFLGEKTDGLNLVFQFELIHFSYDADFFRKLLQKNEEVFPSPFTPTYVLGNHDQRRYIDRLGGDIRKAKLLVCFQFMARGVPIVYYGEEIGRKEGKLSNFFGKDPIAKLNRFVPLFLTKLLGIYINRDNCRLPMLWDDSQNAGFTNGKPWLPIESVQASETVFGQKNDPNSLWKHYQTMFHLRKDLDVLRVGSLEIIHTDEPTILSFERRFKKKRLRVLLNFGKSQKDLSVDLKGKKIYAFGGVEWDGKKMLLPEHSGIIIDL
- a CDS encoding STAS domain-containing protein; its protein translation is MVSELTKEKSYRIEVSSLDLYSAQSLEEEMTKLFQNDLSVIYVDFSNVEEVSSAVLGLLLYKKMMFQKKGVRLFLTNVKPQIQKILKILNLSGHLLV
- a CDS encoding SCO family protein translates to MELKKWIQRLLWVFVIFLFVGLSSLLHFFSSTYRKIPCEICEVRFESEPKSNWIVIYPGLVGCGKKCPMALENLRQFQLRFPNSNFSFYFLVTDPKETEEVIQNYLAYYQTSLAIKALRPKSIDEVQFYRRLGAYLPEHPVLKQKDEHGTQFFLIPPNRKVVYALPKLGENDWIQIQKEISKE
- the speD gene encoding adenosylmethionine decarboxylase, which produces MDKEKIKLSGFNNLTKVLSFNLYDFCITLDDEQKGRYVTYIHDKYNASKITEISKEIVKRIDANILSVSAQDYDPVGASAMVLMSDVKGGGNPIPSTQVSMHLDKSHITVHTYPDAADPDGICSFRVDIDISTCGEIIPLDSINFLFEAFECDVVYIDYVVRGYTRLADGKKIYNDHHFNSILDFIKPEIKRNYTYLSDINMPQDNTWQTKMMIRELGPENYLLNPEDISHPDVPNKMKLLREEMKEVYHMIH